From Rhodopirellula bahusiensis, one genomic window encodes:
- a CDS encoding PSD1 and planctomycete cytochrome C domain-containing protein, whose amino-acid sequence MPRLSRLFVLPLLVLAIGSVTPRLLSADEVDFVRDVRPILQQHCYSCHGEEKQQSGLRVDIKSEAFKGGDGWGPLVIEGQPDESPLIELVTSDDEDSRMPPEGAPLSSAEIQTLTSWIKQGADWPEGVDLAVLEDRMDHWSFKPVVTPNIPQVSNEGWPRGPVDRFVLSRLEQEGMTPSPPADPVIWLRRVTFDLTGLPPTPHEVDDFLRRVEFGEEAYSEVVERLLNSPRYGERWAQHWLDVVRYADTHGFEVNTERPNAWPYRDYVIESMNRDTPYDRFIKEQIVGDAMGRDRATGFLVTASVLLPGQIGADEPSKRLARQDSLDEIVNNVSQTFLGLSVGCARCHDHKFDPISAKDYYSMQAFVAGVEYKDRELKTPESEARKLQAKNWRKRVAEIDGTLSRFVPLARPRLSEDAPVRSTNAKENTESFEPLQAKFVRFTIHHSNLHPKLGLIAPCIDEFEIFTDEAEPRNVALASLGTQVTASGSSESGKHKLEHINDGEYGNARSWMSNTKGTGWVMFELPEAMRIGKVVWSRDREQEFTDRLATSYTLEAGVSKDHLTTLTHLPPPRKTVQATVNTDRIAPVRAKRLRFTVLATNRLEPCLDELEVFNVEGQNVALASVGTTVKTSGDSLVANRHDPSFINDGRYGNSSSWMSNEDGKGWVELEFATEQKIERVIWGRDRNGKFDDRLPIEYIIEAATDQGWRRLADSTDRDAWDADTEPSTEFRLAGLTPDEMRVASPLQDEKLKLERKIRQSQNGPKVFAGVFREPDDIHLLNRGDPEQPKEQVVPAVLRSLGNVQLSIDTPEQERRQALANWIANPDNPLTARVMANRIWQWHFGVGFVDTPNDFGRNGSLPTHPELLDWLALELIRGEWSIKHLHRVIVLSSTYRQSTQQNETFAARDADVRLFWRYPSRRLDGEAIRDSILAVNGRLNLKMGGRGFSQFNKRGGLSGFVPVESFKDDGLRRMIYAHKVRRERDAVFGAFDCPDGGQSAARRIESTTPIQALNLFNSPFVIEQAKAFADALHERAGYDVDEQVEQAYWLGLNREPTSEELTDAVSVVEEFGLETFCRALFNCNEFLFVP is encoded by the coding sequence ATGCCCCGCCTCTCACGCCTGTTCGTCCTGCCTCTTCTCGTTCTCGCGATCGGAAGTGTGACTCCTCGTCTGTTATCAGCTGACGAAGTGGATTTCGTTCGCGACGTGCGGCCGATTTTGCAACAGCATTGCTACTCTTGTCACGGCGAGGAAAAGCAGCAGAGCGGTTTGCGAGTGGACATCAAGTCCGAAGCGTTCAAGGGCGGCGATGGATGGGGGCCGTTGGTGATCGAAGGCCAGCCCGATGAAAGCCCGTTGATTGAGCTGGTGACGAGCGACGACGAAGATTCGCGAATGCCACCGGAGGGCGCCCCATTGTCGTCGGCGGAGATTCAGACACTGACAAGCTGGATCAAGCAGGGAGCCGATTGGCCGGAAGGAGTTGATTTGGCGGTCTTGGAAGACCGGATGGATCACTGGTCGTTCAAACCAGTTGTGACGCCCAACATCCCGCAAGTCTCGAATGAAGGCTGGCCCCGCGGTCCAGTCGATCGTTTTGTGCTTTCGCGGTTGGAACAAGAAGGAATGACACCTTCGCCGCCGGCCGATCCGGTGATCTGGTTACGCCGGGTGACATTTGATTTGACGGGATTGCCACCGACTCCGCATGAGGTCGATGACTTTCTAAGACGTGTCGAATTCGGCGAAGAAGCGTACAGCGAGGTTGTTGAGCGACTTCTGAATTCCCCTCGGTACGGTGAACGCTGGGCCCAGCACTGGCTGGATGTCGTTCGCTACGCAGACACGCACGGCTTTGAGGTCAACACGGAACGCCCCAATGCTTGGCCGTATCGTGACTACGTCATTGAATCAATGAACCGAGACACGCCATACGATCGATTCATCAAAGAACAAATTGTGGGCGATGCGATGGGGCGAGATCGGGCAACCGGTTTCCTGGTCACCGCCTCAGTTTTGTTGCCCGGACAAATCGGCGCCGACGAGCCTTCCAAACGGTTGGCCCGCCAGGATTCGCTGGATGAAATTGTCAACAACGTGTCGCAAACGTTCCTCGGTTTGAGCGTCGGATGCGCCCGGTGTCACGACCACAAGTTTGATCCGATCTCGGCGAAGGATTACTACAGCATGCAAGCGTTTGTGGCGGGAGTCGAGTACAAGGATCGCGAATTGAAGACGCCCGAATCCGAAGCACGCAAACTGCAGGCGAAGAATTGGAGGAAACGCGTTGCTGAGATCGATGGCACACTCTCTCGGTTCGTTCCGCTCGCTAGACCGAGGCTGAGCGAGGATGCTCCGGTACGCAGCACAAATGCTAAGGAAAACACCGAATCGTTTGAACCGTTGCAGGCTAAGTTTGTTCGGTTCACCATCCACCATTCCAATCTGCATCCCAAGCTTGGGTTGATTGCTCCTTGCATCGATGAGTTTGAAATCTTCACCGACGAAGCGGAACCGCGAAACGTCGCATTGGCTTCGCTGGGAACTCAAGTCACAGCTTCGGGCAGCTCGGAATCAGGCAAGCACAAACTAGAGCACATCAACGATGGTGAGTACGGGAACGCTCGCAGTTGGATGTCCAACACCAAGGGCACCGGTTGGGTGATGTTTGAATTGCCCGAAGCAATGCGGATCGGAAAAGTGGTTTGGAGCCGCGATCGCGAACAAGAGTTCACGGATCGTCTTGCGACCTCCTACACCTTGGAAGCGGGTGTCTCGAAGGACCACCTCACGACACTAACGCACCTCCCGCCGCCACGCAAAACGGTTCAAGCGACCGTCAACACTGATCGCATTGCACCAGTGCGTGCGAAGCGGCTACGTTTCACTGTCTTGGCGACCAATCGGTTGGAACCATGCCTCGATGAGTTGGAAGTCTTCAACGTAGAGGGCCAGAATGTCGCTTTGGCGAGCGTGGGAACCACAGTGAAAACATCCGGCGACAGCCTCGTCGCGAATCGGCACGATCCGAGTTTCATCAATGACGGCCGCTACGGCAACTCGAGTTCTTGGATGTCCAACGAAGACGGGAAGGGTTGGGTGGAACTGGAATTCGCGACCGAGCAGAAAATCGAACGGGTCATTTGGGGCCGCGATCGAAACGGAAAGTTTGATGATCGCTTACCGATCGAATACATCATCGAAGCAGCAACGGACCAAGGCTGGCGAAGACTCGCTGACTCCACGGATCGCGATGCATGGGACGCGGACACCGAGCCTTCAACTGAATTCCGACTCGCTGGACTGACGCCGGATGAGATGCGTGTGGCGAGTCCGCTCCAGGATGAGAAACTTAAACTCGAACGGAAGATCCGACAAAGCCAAAATGGGCCGAAGGTGTTCGCTGGAGTTTTTCGCGAACCCGATGACATCCATCTTTTGAATCGAGGTGATCCCGAGCAGCCCAAGGAACAGGTGGTTCCCGCCGTGCTGCGATCACTGGGCAATGTCCAGCTTTCCATCGACACGCCTGAACAAGAACGCCGACAAGCCTTGGCCAATTGGATCGCGAATCCTGACAACCCACTGACGGCCCGGGTGATGGCGAATCGCATCTGGCAATGGCACTTTGGTGTAGGTTTCGTCGACACCCCCAATGACTTTGGCCGCAATGGTTCTCTACCGACGCATCCCGAACTGTTGGATTGGTTGGCATTGGAGTTGATTCGAGGTGAGTGGTCGATCAAACACTTGCACCGCGTGATCGTTTTGTCATCGACCTATCGTCAGTCCACGCAGCAGAACGAAACATTCGCGGCGCGAGACGCGGACGTGCGGTTGTTTTGGCGTTACCCATCGCGACGCTTGGACGGCGAGGCAATTCGCGATTCGATTTTGGCTGTCAATGGTCGGCTGAACTTGAAGATGGGTGGACGTGGTTTCAGTCAGTTCAACAAGCGAGGTGGTTTGTCTGGGTTTGTTCCGGTGGAATCATTCAAAGATGACGGCCTGAGGCGAATGATCTATGCACACAAAGTACGGCGGGAACGCGACGCGGTGTTCGGTGCGTTTGACTGCCCCGACGGAGGACAGAGTGCGGCGCGTCGGATCGAATCCACAACGCCGATCCAGGCTCTCAACTTGTTCAACAGTCCCTTCGTCATCGAACAAGCAAAGGCGTTCGCCGATGCCCTGCACGAGCGGGCTGGGTACGATGTTGACGAACAGGTTGAGCAAGCCTACTGGTTGGGACTGAACCGCGAGCCAACCAGTGAAGAATTGACGGACGCGGTCAGCGTCGTGGAAGAATTCGGGCTCGAGACGTTCTGTCGAGCCTTGTTCAACTGCAACGAGTTCTTGTTCGTTCCTTGA
- a CDS encoding peptidylprolyl isomerase — MLVAGLNFAGPNAQVSAQPPGTDAVDASGADAGTGAPAAEAAQPPSQNVDGGRVKDDPKMIAETLAEMPEDVRKEAEETYAKFKATHEKLLESMLQLRQLHIRFNNDIDRSREAAKAFRAQQHETWDLMQEQMENSVKVFRLLPSPEAASYMVTMVQHHFDNDIYSATSYEAAARLIDIGQNYRYLFLTAARAGISNGEFATARKVYETLKPDELEKVDMANKHFLDELERQYKEEMELMETIDRDALPQVRFKTTRGDVLMELYPGEAPSTVANFLKLVEEGFYDGLDFSQVVSNMLALSGDSTGDGRGNSGKFLMDEHDQEKSHHALRGSVVMAKIPMGEGRFIENSASSQFAIFFLPVAGASSQQTIFGRVIDGMDRVSAMRRKDPSESDEKKLQLPPDAIISAEIVRKGPELPEPNYVDVQAELKKAEEAGLIKLKKPAE; from the coding sequence ATGCTGGTAGCTGGATTGAACTTCGCCGGCCCGAATGCACAAGTCTCGGCGCAGCCACCTGGGACCGATGCCGTTGATGCATCGGGGGCGGACGCTGGAACGGGTGCCCCGGCCGCCGAAGCGGCGCAGCCCCCCAGCCAGAACGTCGATGGCGGACGGGTCAAAGATGATCCCAAAATGATTGCGGAAACTTTGGCGGAGATGCCAGAAGACGTTCGCAAAGAAGCGGAGGAGACCTACGCGAAGTTCAAAGCGACTCATGAAAAGCTGCTCGAGTCGATGCTGCAACTTCGCCAGTTGCACATTCGATTCAACAACGACATCGACCGCAGCCGCGAAGCCGCGAAAGCCTTCCGGGCGCAGCAGCACGAGACATGGGATCTGATGCAGGAACAAATGGAGAACTCGGTCAAGGTTTTCCGATTGCTTCCCAGTCCCGAAGCGGCCAGCTACATGGTCACGATGGTTCAGCATCACTTCGACAATGACATCTACAGCGCCACGTCCTACGAAGCCGCGGCCAGATTGATCGACATCGGCCAGAACTATCGCTATCTCTTCCTCACCGCCGCTCGCGCCGGGATCTCCAACGGTGAGTTCGCCACAGCTCGCAAGGTCTACGAGACGCTCAAGCCGGACGAGTTGGAAAAGGTCGACATGGCGAACAAGCACTTCTTGGATGAGCTGGAGCGGCAATACAAAGAAGAAATGGAGCTGATGGAAACGATCGATCGGGACGCCTTGCCCCAAGTTCGATTCAAAACCACCCGCGGCGATGTGTTGATGGAACTCTATCCCGGCGAAGCACCATCAACGGTTGCCAACTTCTTGAAGTTGGTCGAAGAAGGCTTCTACGATGGACTGGACTTTTCGCAAGTCGTTTCCAACATGCTCGCCTTGTCGGGAGATTCGACCGGTGACGGACGCGGCAACAGCGGCAAGTTCCTGATGGACGAACATGACCAAGAGAAATCGCATCACGCCCTTCGCGGATCCGTGGTGATGGCAAAGATTCCAATGGGCGAAGGCCGGTTCATCGAAAACTCCGCCAGCTCACAATTTGCGATCTTCTTTCTACCCGTCGCGGGAGCATCCAGTCAGCAAACGATTTTTGGACGTGTGATCGACGGAATGGATCGCGTCAGTGCGATGCGGCGAAAGGACCCGTCGGAGTCCGATGAGAAGAAGCTTCAGCTGCCACCCGATGCGATCATCTCCGCAGAAATCGTTCGCAAAGGACCGGAATTGCCCGAACCGAACTACGTCGACGTCCAAGCTGAACTGAAGAAGGCCGAAGAAGCGGGCCTGATCAAGCTGAAAAAACCGGCGGAATGA
- a CDS encoding DUF1501 domain-containing protein, whose product MSTPNLSTSGRHFLNRRGFLGNAATGLGSIALLDLLSKDCLLADQPQIDPARPFATRTSHLPAKAKNVLVIFCAGGVSQLETWEYKPKLIELDGRPLEGGPAVTFQGPAGDLARPQYKFRQRGQTGKWVSDMIPHLAELTDDIAFIHSLTSITNTHGPAENFLSTGSQLDGFPSLGAWTSYALGTENQNLPAYVAIPDPRGVPQNGSNNWGPGFLPAAFQGTTVSSKSPIRHLQAPGISDAADEASRSLLQRMNERHLDQHPGDSKLAARIASYELAARMQLSVPEITDLSSEPAHVLKSYGADDESNPNRAAYAKNCILARRLIESGVRFVQLFNGAYASGGALNWDGHGKLKEQYDTHAEILDQPTAAMIKDMKARGLLDDTLIVWCTEFGRMPFFQKGAKGRDHNPDGFTCWMTGAGVKPGVSHGMTDELGQKAVEDIHPLYDLNATILHLLGLDHERLTFEHNGIERRLTNVEGHLIREVLA is encoded by the coding sequence ATGTCCACTCCCAACCTTTCCACGAGCGGTCGGCACTTCTTGAATCGTCGCGGGTTCCTTGGAAACGCGGCGACAGGTTTGGGATCCATCGCACTGTTGGACTTGCTGTCGAAAGATTGCCTTTTGGCTGATCAGCCACAGATCGATCCAGCCCGTCCTTTCGCGACGCGGACCAGTCACCTCCCTGCAAAGGCCAAGAATGTTCTTGTGATCTTCTGCGCGGGCGGTGTCAGCCAGTTGGAAACATGGGAATACAAACCCAAACTGATCGAACTTGACGGACGCCCATTGGAAGGAGGCCCCGCGGTCACCTTTCAAGGACCGGCGGGCGACTTGGCACGTCCGCAATACAAATTTCGCCAACGCGGACAAACTGGAAAATGGGTCAGTGACATGATTCCGCACCTGGCGGAGTTGACGGATGACATCGCGTTCATTCATTCGCTAACCAGCATCACCAACACCCACGGACCAGCCGAAAACTTTTTGTCGACGGGCAGCCAACTGGATGGTTTCCCGAGCCTGGGTGCATGGACCAGCTATGCATTGGGAACGGAGAACCAGAACCTGCCCGCTTATGTGGCAATTCCGGATCCGCGAGGTGTGCCGCAGAACGGTTCCAATAACTGGGGACCTGGCTTTCTGCCCGCTGCGTTTCAAGGGACAACCGTCAGTTCCAAATCACCGATCCGGCACCTCCAGGCCCCAGGTATCTCCGACGCGGCGGACGAAGCGAGCCGATCGTTGCTCCAACGAATGAATGAACGCCATCTGGATCAACATCCCGGTGACAGCAAACTGGCGGCTCGAATCGCGAGCTATGAGTTGGCCGCGCGGATGCAGTTGAGTGTCCCCGAGATCACGGACTTGAGCTCCGAACCCGCACATGTGCTGAAGAGTTATGGGGCGGATGACGAGTCCAATCCAAACCGTGCCGCTTACGCGAAAAACTGCATTCTGGCTCGACGCTTGATTGAAAGCGGCGTGCGATTTGTCCAGTTGTTCAATGGAGCCTACGCCAGCGGTGGGGCTCTGAACTGGGACGGGCACGGCAAGTTGAAGGAACAGTACGACACACACGCTGAGATTTTGGACCAGCCCACCGCGGCGATGATCAAAGACATGAAAGCCCGTGGGCTCTTGGACGACACGCTGATCGTATGGTGCACCGAGTTCGGACGGATGCCGTTCTTTCAAAAAGGTGCCAAAGGTCGTGATCACAACCCGGATGGATTCACGTGTTGGATGACGGGGGCCGGGGTGAAGCCAGGTGTCAGTCACGGGATGACGGACGAACTAGGTCAGAAAGCGGTCGAGGACATTCACCCGCTCTATGATTTGAACGCCACGATTCTGCACCTGTTGGGGCTCGACCACGAGCGTTTGACTTTCGAACACAACGGCATCGAGCGACGCTTGACGAACGTCGAAGGCCATCTGATTCGCGAAGTTTTGGCGTAG
- a CDS encoding DUF4349 domain-containing protein: protein MEHFRNGLLLILLSIAGCGQQSSQFSTKLDLVSEQAVQERTAAAFSVAQTPNRSSEIDEADSGALEDDQTSKVAKSNRRIVYNTHLSLVVKEYAIFESELPDLVDQHGGFISNSETNRRYNNRQSGLWVARIPVANYVDFLQGVTGLGFAESRTEDAQDVTAEFVDVEARIRNNKKLEERIITMLEERTGKLSDVLEIERELSRVREEVERMEGRLRVLADRSSLATITIKCREEKEYVPPASPTFSSRIQMSWSESINAMKQTGENIAIAAIAVLPWLFVFAVPILVSVAVGRRILRKRSK from the coding sequence ATGGAACATTTTCGCAACGGTCTTCTTCTTATCTTGCTTTCCATCGCAGGATGCGGTCAGCAGTCCAGTCAATTCTCTACCAAGCTTGACTTGGTGAGCGAGCAAGCCGTTCAGGAACGAACGGCAGCAGCTTTCTCAGTTGCTCAAACTCCGAACCGAAGTTCGGAGATTGATGAGGCTGACTCTGGGGCATTGGAAGACGATCAAACAAGCAAGGTTGCAAAATCAAATCGCCGAATCGTCTACAACACGCATCTTTCTCTGGTCGTGAAAGAATACGCGATCTTCGAATCAGAATTGCCGGACCTTGTCGATCAGCATGGGGGTTTCATTTCCAATAGCGAAACGAATCGCCGCTACAACAATCGACAGTCTGGACTGTGGGTTGCTCGGATACCAGTCGCAAACTACGTGGACTTCCTTCAAGGCGTCACCGGATTGGGATTCGCCGAATCTCGCACCGAAGACGCTCAAGATGTCACTGCGGAGTTCGTCGACGTTGAGGCGAGAATCCGAAACAACAAGAAGCTGGAAGAACGCATCATCACCATGCTCGAGGAACGAACCGGAAAGCTTTCCGATGTCTTGGAGATCGAACGTGAACTATCACGTGTTCGCGAAGAAGTCGAACGCATGGAAGGACGCTTGCGAGTACTAGCGGATCGTTCTTCTTTGGCGACCATCACGATCAAGTGCCGCGAAGAAAAGGAGTACGTTCCTCCGGCGTCACCAACATTCAGCTCACGGATCCAAATGTCATGGTCGGAATCCATCAACGCGATGAAGCAGACCGGTGAAAACATAGCCATCGCCGCAATCGCGGTCCTGCCGTGGTTGTTCGTGTTCGCCGTTCCGATTCTGGTGAGCGTTGCCGTGGGCAGACGCATCCTTCGCAAGCGATCGAAGTAG
- a CDS encoding Gfo/Idh/MocA family protein, with protein MPKRTSARNENAPSSQTDGGQDAVSEQSVVMNQRASRRTFIQSGGIMLAGGSVLGTNLSVARGAHAYGDDTLKIGLIGCGSRGTNAVIQAMNTDGATRLVAMADVFESNVQSSYRAIKSKHGKSDSHGQRVDVEGARFIGLDGWKHVLQSDADIVFLTTPPGFRPLHFEKAVEAGKHVFMEKPVATDAPGVRRVLAANEIAQQKGLAVAVGLQRHHEARYRECIEQLHEGAIGDPIFARAYWNGAGSKLRPRPNNVSELEYQLRQWQHFNWIGGDHIAEQHVHNLDVINWLLGEHPATAQGQGGRDTRSDQTLGETFDHHMVEFTYSNDVRLLSQCRHVRGCWNSVSEHVHGTKGSCDVSAAIIRDTTGKIVWQSSQKNSKDKGCQQAQNDLFASLRNGEIPNEGDYGATSTMTAIMGRMASYSGKIVRWNEALQSEQWLADVDAMHSLRDIAPVQPLPNGNYEVAIPGQTKVI; from the coding sequence ATGCCCAAACGCACCTCTGCTCGCAATGAGAACGCGCCATCAAGCCAGACGGACGGCGGCCAAGATGCCGTTTCCGAACAGTCGGTTGTGATGAACCAGCGTGCAAGTCGTCGAACTTTTATCCAAAGTGGCGGCATCATGCTCGCCGGCGGCAGCGTCCTGGGGACCAATCTCAGCGTCGCCCGCGGTGCCCATGCTTACGGTGACGATACGCTAAAAATCGGTCTGATCGGCTGCGGCAGTCGCGGTACGAATGCGGTGATCCAGGCGATGAACACCGACGGCGCAACTCGCTTGGTCGCGATGGCGGACGTCTTCGAAAGCAACGTTCAGTCTTCCTACCGAGCCATCAAAAGCAAGCACGGAAAGAGTGATTCGCATGGCCAACGCGTCGATGTCGAGGGAGCTCGATTCATCGGCCTGGACGGCTGGAAGCACGTGCTGCAAAGCGATGCCGACATCGTTTTCCTGACGACTCCTCCTGGCTTTCGCCCATTGCACTTCGAAAAGGCTGTCGAAGCTGGCAAGCACGTCTTCATGGAAAAGCCAGTCGCGACGGACGCCCCCGGAGTACGCCGTGTGCTCGCCGCCAACGAAATCGCTCAGCAAAAGGGTTTGGCAGTCGCCGTTGGTTTGCAGCGTCATCACGAAGCTCGCTATCGCGAATGCATTGAACAACTGCATGAAGGAGCGATCGGCGACCCGATCTTCGCACGTGCCTACTGGAACGGTGCCGGATCCAAACTTCGCCCGCGTCCAAACAACGTTTCCGAGCTGGAATATCAGCTGCGTCAGTGGCAACACTTCAATTGGATCGGCGGAGACCACATCGCGGAACAACACGTTCACAATTTGGACGTGATCAACTGGTTGCTGGGCGAGCACCCCGCAACGGCTCAAGGCCAAGGTGGGCGTGACACGCGATCTGACCAGACGCTTGGTGAAACGTTCGATCACCACATGGTCGAGTTCACTTACTCCAATGACGTTCGGCTGCTCAGCCAGTGCCGGCACGTTCGAGGATGTTGGAACAGTGTCAGCGAACACGTCCATGGCACAAAGGGCAGTTGTGACGTCAGTGCCGCGATCATTCGCGACACGACCGGAAAGATCGTCTGGCAGAGTTCGCAAAAGAACTCCAAGGACAAAGGTTGCCAACAAGCTCAGAACGATTTATTCGCGTCACTTCGAAATGGCGAGATTCCCAACGAAGGCGACTACGGAGCAACCAGCACCATGACCGCGATCATGGGGCGAATGGCGAGCTACTCGGGCAAGATCGTGCGTTGGAACGAGGCCCTGCAGAGCGAGCAATGGCTGGCCGATGTGGACGCGATGCATTCCCTGCGAGACATCGCTCCGGTTCAGCCACTCCCCAATGGCAACTATGAAGTTGCAATCCCAGGCCAAACCAAAGTCATTTAG
- the ispF gene encoding 2-C-methyl-D-erythritol 2,4-cyclodiphosphate synthase gives MTTSQPLLFRIGLGYDSHRLGEGGPLRVGGVDIPGEFHAIGHSDADVLLHAVTDALMGAIAGPDIGRLFPDDAEVNRDRDSRDFVVEALRRVQEAGYEINNLDAVILAQKPKMASHIDTMREVVAEMLQTDVGQIGLKAKTGEGVDAVGRSEAIAARVVVMLTRR, from the coding sequence ATGACCACTTCTCAACCGCTCCTTTTTCGAATTGGACTGGGTTACGACTCGCATCGACTGGGCGAAGGCGGGCCGCTGCGAGTTGGCGGCGTGGACATTCCCGGTGAATTTCACGCGATCGGTCACAGCGACGCGGACGTTTTGTTGCACGCGGTCACGGATGCTCTGATGGGCGCGATCGCGGGACCTGACATTGGGCGATTGTTCCCGGACGATGCCGAAGTCAATCGCGACCGGGATAGTCGCGACTTTGTCGTCGAAGCTCTTCGCCGCGTGCAGGAAGCTGGTTACGAGATCAACAATCTCGATGCGGTGATTCTGGCTCAAAAGCCGAAGATGGCGTCGCACATCGACACGATGCGAGAGGTGGTCGCTGAGATGCTGCAAACCGATGTTGGTCAAATCGGTTTGAAAGCGAAGACCGGCGAAGGAGTCGACGCGGTCGGGCGTAGCGAAGCAATCGCTGCGCGGGTAGTTGTGATGCTGACTCGTCGCTAG
- a CDS encoding DUF1570 domain-containing protein, giving the protein MLRGINGSVVFLRCSSPLISIMSMTFTTVAKMLSIGPSGTQHRCLTPFTGVRSSQKRAVALIAAIVLGGMSAGDAIGEPVAPASPEPAKHLVSSKSVTPSIRPGLVEFRVGNSWQSGLHLIESQTESLVIGRDGWLHTISRADKSQAMRSIGGQFHPTSSVELRNRLRAEFGREFEVIATQNFLVVQPKGRGNRWPKMFEQCHRSFVTYMERRGVKVRQGRFPMVAVVLPDARAMYDEIARLGIDVSRVAGLYANKCNRVMTHDGGAISMIAATVRHEAAHQSAFNCGVHSRVNDTPSWVTEGIGQMFEPDAMSSGRSGTRLVERVNTDSVRQLRDTIDMDDPNEVARWVDRMIRSDDLFRNPTTIHTAYALAWSMMFYLAERDTEAFADVLNFTATRPPFETYRSGQRMIDFERVVGTDVRDFSNRLTRFVASLP; this is encoded by the coding sequence GTGTTGCGGGGCATCAACGGTTCGGTTGTATTCCTGCGTTGTTCCTCGCCGTTGATTTCCATCATGTCGATGACTTTCACCACCGTCGCGAAAATGTTGAGTATCGGGCCCTCTGGCACCCAACATCGATGCCTCACGCCTTTCACTGGGGTTCGTTCGTCTCAGAAGCGAGCGGTCGCGTTGATTGCTGCCATCGTTTTGGGCGGAATGTCAGCCGGCGACGCCATTGGTGAACCCGTCGCACCGGCTTCGCCTGAACCTGCCAAGCACTTGGTGTCATCGAAATCGGTGACTCCTTCCATTCGGCCCGGGTTGGTTGAGTTTCGAGTTGGAAACAGCTGGCAAAGCGGTCTGCATCTGATCGAGTCGCAGACCGAGTCACTGGTCATTGGTCGAGACGGATGGCTGCACACGATCAGTCGAGCGGACAAGTCGCAGGCGATGCGGTCGATTGGCGGGCAATTTCACCCCACATCCTCGGTCGAGCTCCGCAATCGATTGCGAGCTGAATTTGGTCGAGAGTTTGAAGTCATCGCCACACAGAATTTCTTGGTGGTGCAACCCAAAGGCCGCGGAAACCGTTGGCCCAAAATGTTCGAGCAATGCCATCGATCGTTTGTCACGTACATGGAACGTCGCGGCGTGAAAGTCCGCCAAGGCCGATTCCCGATGGTCGCGGTTGTTTTGCCGGACGCGAGAGCGATGTATGACGAGATCGCTCGTTTGGGAATCGATGTTTCTCGTGTCGCGGGACTGTACGCAAATAAGTGCAATCGAGTGATGACCCATGACGGCGGGGCGATCAGCATGATTGCCGCCACCGTTCGTCACGAAGCCGCCCATCAATCCGCATTCAATTGCGGTGTGCACAGCCGCGTGAACGACACGCCGAGCTGGGTGACCGAAGGCATCGGGCAAATGTTTGAACCCGATGCGATGAGTTCCGGGCGATCCGGAACCCGATTGGTCGAACGAGTGAACACAGATTCCGTCCGGCAACTTCGCGACACAATCGACATGGACGACCCCAACGAGGTGGCTCGATGGGTCGATCGCATGATTCGGAGCGACGATCTGTTTCGCAATCCAACGACCATTCACACCGCGTACGCGTTGGCATGGTCGATGATGTTCTACTTGGCCGAACGAGACACCGAAGCTTTCGCGGATGTCCTGAACTTCACGGCCACGCGTCCACCATTTGAAACCTATCGATCCGGTCAACGAATGATCGATTTCGAACGAGTGGTTGGGACCGACGTGCGAGACTTCAGCAACCGGCTGACCCGGTTTGTCGCGAGTCTTCCGTAG